AGTTAAGTTTTTATAAATATAATCCATTGGGTGTAATTAGACAAAAATTAATCAAGAATGATTTTTAGATTAAAATTTCAAGCCAATCAGGAATAAATGTTAGTCAGAGTCTTGTCGAAGATTTTAAAATATATATTTCGATAGGCTATCTATGTGACAATGGATATGAGATTAGCAATAAAAATAATGGCCACCAATGATTTAAGTGAACTCTGTATTAAGAAATATATTCAACAACTAATGTTTCATCTGTTTTAATAACGTTAGCTAATTGGTGTTTAGTTAAAGCTTTAATGGCTTTGTCCCATGCTTTGTTGCTTAAACCGGATTGTGATTTTAATTCGATCAACGCTATGCTTTTTTTGCTTTTTAAAATTCCAAATATGGTTTTTTCAGCATCGCTTAGCTCCACAGCCTTTTTTTCTGGACGCATTTGCGGAAAGAACAATACCTCTTGTATCGATTGGTTGTTTGTTAAAAACATAATGAGTCTATCCATACCAATGCCCATACCCGATGTTGGAGGCATACCGTATTCTAAAGCACGTAAAAAGTCGTAATCTATAGTTCCTGTAGCTTCGTCGTCACCTTTTTTAGAAAGCTCTAATTGATGCTCGAAACGTTCGCGTTGGTCTAGGGGGTCGTTAAGTTCGGAATACGCATTGGCAATTTCTTTGCCACAAACCATTAGTTCGAAACGCTCAGTTAATTCCGGATTTTCTCTATGTTCTTTACATAACGGACTCATCTCTTTTGGGTAGTCTATAATGTAAGTAGGCTGTATGTAGTTGCCCTCGCATTTTTCCCCAAAAATTTCATCAATTAATTTGCCTTTACCCATGGTGTCGTCCACTTCAACACCCATGCTTTTTGCGGCAGTTCTGATATCGTCTTCAGTTTTTCCGGTAATATCAAAGCCTGTAAACTGTTTTATGGAATCTGCCATGGTTACTCGGGCATAAGGCGCTTTAAAATCTATTTCATGTTTGCCAAAAGTAGCTTTTGTTGTGCCATTTACTGCGATAGCGCAATGCTCAAGTAGGCGTTCGCAAAAATCCATCATCCAGTTGTAATCTTTATAAGCTACATAAATTTCCATAGCGGTAAACTCGGGGTTGTGGGTTCGGTCCATCCCTTCGTTTCTAAAGTTTTTAGAAAACTCGTAAACACCATCAAAACCACCAACAATCAAGCGTTTTAAGTATAATTCGTTAGCAATTCGCATATATAACGGAATATCTAAAGCATTATGGTGTGTTACAAACGGACGTGCTGCGGCACCACCTGGAATAGGTTGTAAAACAGGAGTTTCTACTTCAAAATACCCGGCATCATTAAAAAATTGACGCATAGCATTGAATAATTTGGTGCGTTTTACAAATACGTTTTTCACCTGTGGGTTAACCACCAAATCGGCATAACGTTGTCTGTAACGTTGCTCGGGATCGGTAAAAGCATCATAAACTACACCGTCTTTTTCTTTAGGTAGTGGTAACGGTTTTAAGGCTTTACTTAATAGGGTAAAGTCTTTTACACGTACACTTTTTTCACCAACTTTAGTTGTGAACAATTCACCTTCAATACCAACGAAATCACCAAAATCCAAAAGTTTTTTAAAAACTTCGTTGTATTTTTCTTTATCATCGCCAGGGCAAATTTCATCACGGTTAAAATACACTTGTATCTTTCCGTCGGCATCTTGTAAATCGGCAAAACTTGCTTTTCCTTGTACCTTAATCATCATCAAACGGCCAGCAATAACTACCTTTTTACCATCTTCAAAATGATCTTTAATTTGTTTTGAAGTATGGGATACTGGGTATAAATCGGCAGGATAGGGGTTAATGCCTAATTCGCGTAATTTTGCTAATTTTTCTCTTCGTACAAGCTCTTGCTCTGATAAATGCGACATATTCTAAATTTCTGAGTATTTTTTAAAGGCACAAAGATAAACATTTGATTTACGATTTACGATTTTTTGATTTACGAATTTTAGGGTTTAAGCGCTTCGTGGTAATGTAACAAATAATCTATTTTTACGTCAAAGAAGTAATCATCAATCATAAAAAATCAAAACATGAGTTTCTGGAGAGTTATACTGTCTATTATTTGTCCGCCCTTAGCAGTTATCGATAAAGGCTGCGGTTCCATATTTATTGTGTTCCTATTATGGATTTGTGGATGGGTTCCTGGTGTTATTGCAGCCTTGGTTATTCTTAATAATCCAAAAAATTAAACTTATATTTGCTTGTAGAATTTTAAACATAATAATTTATGAGACCTTTTTTTGCCCTTTTTTGCTTGGTAATTTTAACAACTTTTGTTAGTTGCCAGTTTTCTGAGAATATTTATATAAACGCTGACGGTTCCGGTAAAATGGAATTTTCGTTTGATGGCAGCCAGCTTATGCAAATGGCAGGCGATAAAATAGGTGAAAACCAAGAAAAAGCCATTGATTCAACCTTTAGTTTTAAAGAATTATTTGATACCATGCGTGATAGTATTTCTAAACTATCGGAAGAAGAACAGCAAAAAATAAAGAGTTTGGAACCATTTAATATGCACATGGTTATGGATCCAAAAACCTCTAAAATGACTTTTGATATGTTTACCGATTTTAAAAAAGTAAGTGAGCTTCAAGATATGTTTAAGGCTATGAAAAGCTTTGGGGATTTAAAAGGGAAGGAGAAAGCGAGCGGAGAAAACAATCCGTTTTCTTCTTTTGGAGGTGATGGCACTACCGAGCTGGATTATAATTATGATGGGAAAATATTTAAGCGTACCGCCAGAATAATTGATAAAGAAGCCTATAAACAAGTCACCGATAGTTTGGGGCAAATGGCTATGATGTTTGGTTCTTCAACATATAAATTAAATTACCATTTTCCTAAGCCTATAAAATCGGTTTCTAATGAAACAGCTATGTTTAGCGACGATAGAAAAAGTTTTACGGTTGAGTTTGATTTTATGGACTATATAACGAATCCCGAAGCCTTAAATTTAGAAGTTGTATTAGAGGATTAAGCTTTGAATAAAACCATTGAAATACAAGATTTAGGACTTAAAGATTATAAACAAACTTGGGACTACCAAGAGCAACTGTTTAAAAGCATTGTAGACGCTAAAATTAAAAATAGGCGTGACAATACGGCTATCGAAACCAAAAATCACTTTTTGTTTGTAGAGCATCCGCACGTGTATACTTTGGGTAAAAGTGGCGATTTGTCTAACCTGCTTTTAAACGAACAGCAACTTACGCAAAAAGGGGCTTCCTTTTATAAAATAAACCGTGGTGGTGATATTACCTATCACGGTCCTGGGCAAATTGTTGGTTATCCTATTTTAGATTTAGAGAATTTTTTTACTGATATTCATAAATACCTGCGTTTTTTAGAAGAAATGATTATTTTAACGCTTGCCGAATATGGATTAAAAGCCGAAAGAAGCGATGGTGAAACAGGTGTTTGGCTAGATGTAGGCACCCCGTTTGCACGCAAAATTTGCGCTATGGGTGTGCGTGCCAGCCGTTGGGTAACTATGCATGGCTTTGCATTGAATGTGAATGCCAATTTGGGATATTTTGATAACATTATACCCTGTGGCATTCGTGGTAAAGCTGTAACTTCCTTAAATGTAGAACTTGGTGTTGATAAAGTTGATGAAACAGATGTTAAAGAAAAACTGTTAAAACATTTTAGTGTACTTTTTGAAGCGGAGCTTGTTTGATGTTTTTACTGCCAATACTTTGAGTACCAATTTCATAATTTATTAGCAGAGATGCTTTCTTACTGAATTTTGTTTAGACTGTCACTTGTTGGGGCTTAATAATTTTATTTTATTGCGAATACCTATTTATTTTGTTTCCGATATTCTGTAGGAGTAACACCATACTTTTTTTTGAAGGATTTGATGAAATATTTCATATCTGAAAACCCTGTCATGAAAGCAATTTCCTTTATTAAAAGTTGGCTGCTCACAATGAGTTGTGCGGCTCTCTTTATTCTGACGTCTCTTATGAATTCAACAGGGGTATATCCCGTCAGACTTTTAATTTTATTGCCAAATGTGGTTCGGTTAAGGCCAACACTTGATCCTAATTCTTCTACTGAAAAATTGTTGTTATCTATGTTTTTTTCTATAGCAAGCATAACCTTTTTCATTATTTCTTCATCTTGGTCTGTAATGAGACAAGGCTTAGGGGTAAAATCTTTAAATTCACTTTTATCTAAAGAACCAAAGATAGTTTGCAATCGTTTCCGTTGACTAAGCAGGTTTTCTATTCGAGCTATAAAGTAAGAGACACTAAATGGTTTGGTAATATAATCGTCAGCACCATAAGATAGTCCTTCAAGTTTACTTTCTATATTAGCTTTTGCAGTAAGAAGAATGACAGGAATATGGCTGGTTTCAATATTGTTCCTGATTTTTTTTAGAAGATCAACGCCATTTAGTTTTGGCATCATAATATCACTGACAATAAAGTCTGGATTTTCTTTAATAGTTAATTTATAACCGATCTCGCCATCTTCAGCCTCTATCACATGATATGTGTCTTCAAGGATGCTTTTAATAAATGATCGTATTTCAGGGTCATCTTCAACAACCAAAATTCGAATTTTTTCTTGATGATCTCTTGCAGGGAATTTTGGAGGTATAGCCAAATTAGATTCCGATTCTTTTTCCTCTTTAATAAACTCCACATCATTTGAAAAATGTTCTTTACCTAACTTAAAATATATAGAAAATGAACTACCTTTATTTGGTTCACTCTCAAAATATAGTTTGGCGTGATGCTTTTCAGCAAGTTCTTTTACCATAGACAAACCAATTCCGGTACTAGGATTATTACTCTTGTCGTTAAAAGAAACGAAGCGAGTAAATAACTTACTTTGTTTGTCTTTTGAAATTCCAATACCCTCATCAATGAAATGAATACCTACTTGTTTTTTGTTTTTCGTGATTTGGACATTAATGGATTTTCCTTTTGGGGTGTATTTAAAGGCGTTGGATAAAAGATTCAAAACAATTTTTTCAAGGGCATCCCTATCTGCCCAAATTTTAGCATCTTTTGCATTGTTATGAAAAGTGAAGTTGATATGTTGTTCTTTTGCAACTTCTACAAAATCGTTAAAAATATCCTTTACAAACTTGGGTACATTTATTACGGAAACTTTAATTCCTGTATGCTGTATTTTACGGAAATCCAAAATTTGATTAACAAGTCTTTGCAGTCTATTCGAGCTATGGGCTATATATAAAAGTTGTTTTTTTATTGCTTCGGGAGTTTTATCATCCTTTATTAAGTGTTCTATAGGAGAGGAAATTAGGGTTATAGGTGTGCGTAATTCATGAGAGATGTCTATAAAAAACTTTTGCTTCATGTTAGACATCTCTTTTTCTAATTTCACATTGGTTTTTAAACGGTATATGGTAATTATAGTATAGTTAATAAGTAGAAAGATGACAATTAGAGCAAACACATATATAAAATAAGCTAAGTTGGTATTCCATATGGAAGGTTTGATGCTTATTGGTAGTTGACGTTCGTTATCTGTCCAAATACCTTGGCTATTGGTTGATTTTACTTTAAAAATATAGGTCCCTTTGGGTACATTGGTATAGGTTGCTGTACCGTGCGTTTGGCTATAATTCCAATTTTTATCAAATCCTTCTAATTTGTACGTGTAATTAATATTTGCAGGGTTTTTATAATCCAGTGCCGCAAATTCAATAGTAAAGAAGTTTTGATCGTGTGATAAAACCAATTCTTTACAATTGTCAATGGATAGGTTTAATGGAGAGTCTTCGTTAATTGAAACTTTTTGGTTAAAAAGTTGAAAATTGGATAATGCTAAATACGGAGCGAAATTATTAGTCTTTATTTGGTCTGAAAAGAAATGTAAAATACCTTCTGAATATCCAAATAGCAATTCGCCGGAATTTAATTGTAATCTGGTAGCCTCAGAAAAATTGTAATTGGATATAATGGTCTTTACTTCATGGAAAACCTCAAAAAATTCTTGATCAGGATTAAAACGAGATAAGGTGTAATCAGTAGCGATCCATATTTTGCCATCAACATCTTCTAATAGCGAAAGAATATTGTCCGATGGTAAACCGTCCTTTTTAGTAAAACTTTTAAATGCTACTGGAAAACCAAAAGAATCTTTTTTTACTACTTTGCTGATGCCTCCAGAGGTAGTAGCTATAAAAATTTCCTTTTT
This genomic window from Mariniflexile sp. TRM1-10 contains:
- the lysS gene encoding lysine--tRNA ligase; this encodes MSHLSEQELVRREKLAKLRELGINPYPADLYPVSHTSKQIKDHFEDGKKVVIAGRLMMIKVQGKASFADLQDADGKIQVYFNRDEICPGDDKEKYNEVFKKLLDFGDFVGIEGELFTTKVGEKSVRVKDFTLLSKALKPLPLPKEKDGVVYDAFTDPEQRYRQRYADLVVNPQVKNVFVKRTKLFNAMRQFFNDAGYFEVETPVLQPIPGGAAARPFVTHHNALDIPLYMRIANELYLKRLIVGGFDGVYEFSKNFRNEGMDRTHNPEFTAMEIYVAYKDYNWMMDFCERLLEHCAIAVNGTTKATFGKHEIDFKAPYARVTMADSIKQFTGFDITGKTEDDIRTAAKSMGVEVDDTMGKGKLIDEIFGEKCEGNYIQPTYIIDYPKEMSPLCKEHRENPELTERFELMVCGKEIANAYSELNDPLDQRERFEHQLELSKKGDDEATGTIDYDFLRALEYGMPPTSGMGIGMDRLIMFLTNNQSIQEVLFFPQMRPEKKAVELSDAEKTIFGILKSKKSIALIELKSQSGLSNKAWDKAIKALTKHQLANVIKTDETLVVEYIS
- a CDS encoding YqaE/Pmp3 family membrane protein encodes the protein MSFWRVILSIICPPLAVIDKGCGSIFIVFLLWICGWVPGVIAALVILNNPKN
- the lipB gene encoding lipoyl(octanoyl) transferase LipB, which codes for MNKTIEIQDLGLKDYKQTWDYQEQLFKSIVDAKIKNRRDNTAIETKNHFLFVEHPHVYTLGKSGDLSNLLLNEQQLTQKGASFYKINRGGDITYHGPGQIVGYPILDLENFFTDIHKYLRFLEEMIILTLAEYGLKAERSDGETGVWLDVGTPFARKICAMGVRASRWVTMHGFALNVNANLGYFDNIIPCGIRGKAVTSLNVELGVDKVDETDVKEKLLKHFSVLFEAELV
- a CDS encoding hybrid sensor histidine kinase/response regulator transcription factor: MKILGKICLFILMFFLLPYNIIGQQNFSLEHFLVEDGLPHNTITQIIQDKKGFIWLATYNGLSKYDGYTFQNYKTQPSDKVVMKDNRIDKITEDTYGRIWIRSNAYETYTYCFDPKTETFWGTELIPNIPKEGFSLSNVKVTKSGFVWLLSESDGCILVSDSLFTTKIYNKKLKTLNSSAVYSVYEDEHNNSWLLTNNGLTLVKAGKLNEPINYFSNQTGKTNAFFTTVELDNEIWFGGSNGIIAKYSKSQQSFSTQKLELDANIIWMSKLNEQTIIALTDQKGFCTINIYTGNIQVYNSKTQPGLVTNNIMPIALTQNSQLWFISNRETGIYQFDFSTQKFYDYPSISQGLARPIRPTRPYVITDYKGDIWVQPYGGGFSKFNPSNHELIPFQYNGYFPKGNYTNNFSAAFFDKQGNLWYSSESAGLVKVVFSENNFKTSSVTNKLIQSSTSDVRSIFQDKTGNIWVGNRQSQIVILDKNLNKIGCLSPSGQLKENSKWNKAAYCITQDNQSNIWIGTRGDGLYKLIPQDNPFTYKVISFKMDESDPYSITSNDIYTVFQDKSNRIWIGTFYGGVNLIDTNEHGETRFINYNNIWKSYPIDDFNKVRCIKQTSEGLLCVGTTKGLLMFNPNNVLSNPSAIKKYEVGFDDTHLGLNGNDIIDICITKKKEIFIATTSGGISKVVKKDSFGFPVAFKSFTKKDGLPSDNILSLLEDVDGKIWIATDYTLSRFNPDQEFFEVFHEVKTIISNYNFSEATRLQLNSGELLFGYSEGILHFFSDQIKTNNFAPYLALSNFQLFNQKVSINEDSPLNLSIDNCKELVLSHDQNFFTIEFAALDYKNPANINYTYKLEGFDKNWNYSQTHGTATYTNVPKGTYIFKVKSTNSQGIWTDNERQLPISIKPSIWNTNLAYFIYVFALIVIFLLINYTIITIYRLKTNVKLEKEMSNMKQKFFIDISHELRTPITLISSPIEHLIKDDKTPEAIKKQLLYIAHSSNRLQRLVNQILDFRKIQHTGIKVSVINVPKFVKDIFNDFVEVAKEQHINFTFHNNAKDAKIWADRDALEKIVLNLLSNAFKYTPKGKSINVQITKNKKQVGIHFIDEGIGISKDKQSKLFTRFVSFNDKSNNPSTGIGLSMVKELAEKHHAKLYFESEPNKGSSFSIYFKLGKEHFSNDVEFIKEEKESESNLAIPPKFPARDHQEKIRILVVEDDPEIRSFIKSILEDTYHVIEAEDGEIGYKLTIKENPDFIVSDIMMPKLNGVDLLKKIRNNIETSHIPVILLTAKANIESKLEGLSYGADDYITKPFSVSYFIARIENLLSQRKRLQTIFGSLDKSEFKDFTPKPCLITDQDEEIMKKVMLAIEKNIDNNNFSVEELGSSVGLNRTTFGNKIKSLTGYTPVEFIRDVRIKRAAQLIVSSQLLIKEIAFMTGFSDMKYFIKSFKKKYGVTPTEYRKQNK